Genomic window (Dasypus novemcinctus isolate mDasNov1 chromosome 10, mDasNov1.1.hap2, whole genome shotgun sequence):
TAGAGAGGTATAAAGAAATGCCATTTGAAATGGACACAGACCTATCTCCCTCTCTGGAAAGCAAAGCATGGGGACGAGAAAAGCAGGATTCTGGATGAACTGAGACGGGGAGGGGAGTGAGATTTAAGAAGCCAGGACCCCTCCACCCCTCCAAACACAGTTATACATACCAATAGATGCTACAAAATTCTCTTCCTTTAAGCTCCTGGTGTCTAGTTCCTTAGGACCCTTTCCTGCAGTACTTGGTGCCCAAGGTCCCAGCTGGGGAACTCTCAGCTGTGCCATAGTCTTTGGGTCTCCCCTGGCAGTCAGGCCAGGATCCTTGCCAACTGGTGTACTGACACTCTCTGTTGGACTTCTTTTCCGCTTGTCTGGTTCTGGGAAAAGATCAATATAAAAAGTAGTCAAATGAGGTTAGTAGGTGGGAAGCAAGGTATGGAGAAGCAAGGATACAGGAGGGTGTGGAATGGAAGAAGTGCAAGGAAAGCCGGCCTCTTATTTGTATGATGGAGAAATATCTGCTATATATAAACACGCACTAGAAAATAAAATCCCAAAGCCTGATGGGAAGCAGCTTGTTGGGAAATCAGTCATAGGGATAAGTAAGCTCCCTTTGGGAGACACGAGGCCCACCTGGCACAATCCCTACCTTTACTGTAGTAGTGGGTCTGAGCGATCTCCAGAAGCCCAAAGATGCTGGCCATGCCGCCCAGACCTGCATGGGCATAGGACTGCTCCAGACTGAGGACTGTACACTTGAGCAGGTCTAACATCCCCTTGTACACCTTTCGGCTGATCTCCTGCAACAATAACCCAGGGGCTAGAGTCGGCAAAATTGCCTTTGGTGCCCATGTCCCACCTGCCAGTTGATTCCAACTCCCAACTCCACACACTGACCACATCTGGGATGATGTCCTGCCGGGAATCCTCCTCTGACTGTACTGTGCGGTTCAGCTTGCTCAGGACAAAGACCCGCAGCTGCTCACTCTCCAGCAGCCGCCGTACCTTCTTCATGTTGAGCCAGCCAACACCCTGGCCATCCAGCACACTGTGCACCACCTCCTTCAGGAACTGCTGGTTCTCACTAGGAGGGTCACATACCACCTCTGTGGTCATCAGCTCCTTTGCAGAGCATTCCCCCTGTCACCACACTAGATATTGCCTCCAGGGCCAAAACACAAAGTCAAGTCTCTAAATGGCCAATTCTAGCACATACCCCACCTCTCCAGATAACCTGGGGTGCCTGAGTACCCACCACAGCTGTTTCACTGTCAACACTGTAAGCTATTATGCTTGCCTGGGATTGAATCAGAATGGGAAGTGCTGGCAGGAAATTCATTTCATCTCTACCCTACTGAGAGCTTTTCTCCCACTCTCGAGTATCCCTAAAGTTTTGTCTAGGAACCACTACCTCTACCCAAGAACTTTGAAATGTGTTCTGCCATTTTTATTACCTAGAATTGCTGGATCGGCCCTGGGGTGATGGaggctctcttttcactgtcGGGCTGTGCTTAATGACAGATGACTTCTGATCCACTAAGGCCCTCCTGTTCCCTATAAGCCgggaagacaggaaagagagataTCACTATCGTAGCTTGGACGCTGGCGTGAGCACAGCCCTGGGCGGCCACGttccacacccactcccctgccGGGCTGGGTGAAGGTGGCACCAGGGCATCACACACAGGTAAAAACCAGCCATGGCAATGTggaggaggtggggatggagacTCAGGCCACTCCACATGCACCAGCAGCAGGCCCCATGGGCAAGCATGGGTGTCACGGGGGACGGGGCAAGGCAGGTCACTCATATGATGCCGCTTGCTCCATGAGGAGGATGGCCCTCAGGCAGGCACGGAAGATGCTAGGAAAAGAGAGGTCATGCACAGCTCACAGGCGAGACCCACCTTCGCCACTCCCGGGGCCGGCGTCAGTAACAATCTCCATTAGAGTATTTAGCCCAAATACTGGGACACAAAATACACAATTAGTAGGTGCACCACAATACCCCAATCCCTGTACCCCTCAATGGAGTTGTAAGTTAGATCATCTGAGCGTAATCACAAAGCTTGAAGAGTGCGTATAACCTGGGTTCTTGGGCACCTCGGAGCTGGAAGCCTGATCCAGGTGATCAGGAATCAAACAAGGCTCTAGGAAAGGCCACCCCTTAAGACCATGGCCTCACAAAACCTGTACGGACAGGGCAAATGACACGAGGAGCCTTTGCGTACTACACAGGCACATGCATGAAGGAGGGACCACTAGGTTTTCATTAAACATCCAGCATGGGGGTCCAGAGGGCTTGCAGGTATGCACAGGGAAGGGCCCTATCTGGCAGGCCCCAtcgtggagtggggtggggttgtGGGGGTACGAGATGGGAGGTGGATGGGAGGTATAAGCGCATCAAATGAGGTGAAGCTTTGGCATGCAATGAAAGAGTTATCAATTGCTCTCCTCTTCAAATGCATCAAAGGGAAAGCCAGGGGCACTAACACCTTTCCTTCCCTAACCCACCAGTCCTGTGTGGGCTCACTGGAGCAGGGCTACTTAAGTTCCTACATCACTAATGAGGAAGTCCTTTTgctcattgattttatttttccatccccAAGAAGGAACATTCCTTCAACTCCTGGCATTTTTATTCACTGGGGATGAGGGGTTACTTAAAGAAAACGTGGTGTTGCTTCTCACTGTACTTCCTACCATAATGAAATATCAGCATAAGATccagaaaaagtaaacaaaagtcAGATTAAATTCAGAAGAGTCCCTCAAACTGCGAGTGATTGCAAAGGAAATTCATGTAAAATCTTAACTGTCTTAGAAGTCAACCAACACTCCCTGGCTGGCCATAGGCCCTAGGTTGGCATGTGGCCAAAGTAAGAGGTTTCGTGACTCTGAGGACACTGCCAGACTCTCCACCACCATCCCCTGGTAGGCCAGCTCCTCAGGATGGGGTTCATTCTGAAGTTCAGGCAGTAGGGACCAGGCAGATGACTAGTGGTACCTGGTGATCCCTGTTAATCACGTACCTCTGACAAAAGTTCCCCCAGAAGCAGCACTCATCCCACAGATGTCAGTGTCCTAGATGACATAACAGGGCCTTTTTTAGCTACAAAGGTAGTTCCCATCTGAcaaacatcagaaaccatgatgTGCAGTGAAAGCCATGAGAAGCCATAAAGGGAAACAGCCAGGTCAGATGAGTCATCATACACGGGGCTCCTGACAAGCACCATTGGCTAAAATAACTCCCAGAGAATCCTGGTTTGGCAAAAGGGGAGCTGCAGTTACCTTTCAGACTAGGGAAGGGCGTGGTCTTCTCTCGGGCACCTTTGGTGGGCAGCGTGAGGTTGGAAAGACTGAAGCTTGTACTATGGTTCCGATATAGGCTGCCTATCAATGGGAAGGCGTGAGAGCCATGAGTTAGGGGGATAAAACGATCAGGGCATTGCACTTCAATGACTttatcatcttcacctccctcctCTGCAAACGTAATCTCAGTGCCTCTTTCATGGAAAGGATCAAGTCTAACTTAAGGAGCCACTGCCAGGATTGCTCACAACCCAGTAACAATTCTAATTACCACCCATAATAATGGCCGAGTCCCTCATGCCCTGCTTATATAGCCTGAAAGCCAGGAGTCACTGTGCCTCAGAGCTGAAGTTGGTGTGGTCTCTGGCTTCTGAAAACACTAGCAATCCCAATTATCCCCTGGGTTGGCTCTCTGTAATCCCTAGTCTGTTGACATCTGTACCAATACCATCCCTCAAAACTGGAAATATTCTCTTATGTAAAAAAGTCAATCTCATATAGATTTCAAAGCATGTTATGAAAAAGCCCCTCATCATGTAGAAAAGATTTTCGATAAACACCCAAACCAAATGTGACCAAAATATTTCCACAAAATTTATGTACAAACGTATGATTTTGAATACAATGCATATTTTTCAGTTGACCATTCAGCTGCCTTACCAGAAACAGACTGAAGCCTCCAGCTGTAAAGGTAATGACGAGCTGTCCTTGTCCTTTATTGACCTCACCTGTAAGTACCTTATTTGTATCATCCAAATGATCTGAATCAGGGCTTGGTAATGCCAACTCAGCCCTAATTCTAAAGTCctaagcaccatttgctgaagccAGGCCCTACTGCTGAGAAAATGGACCAGAAGAATGAGTGAGCTTAAGGCACTTACTGGCGAAAGACATGATGCCCCCGAAGCCCTCGGTGCTGTTGTTGGAGACGGTGGAGGTGGGAGAACTTGCTCTTGAGTCTGACTCTGCATCTGAGTCACTTGCCAGTTTCAAGCTGTTGGGCCGCAGCAGCTTTTGAGCCCTTGGAATGCACAGTGGCACCTATGAGCCCCAGGCTGGGGTACCTAATCCTGGGAGTGTGGGCCTTAAGCTACACTGCAGTCACCTCTCCCTTCCCTAGATCAGAGTACCACCCTCTGGGGATGGCAGGACCACGAGAGCATTCAGACTTCTCAGGCTCTCTGATTAACCCTCACCCAGGGTCCACTTTAGTGAGGTCCTTCAGTCTACCACCTAGAAGGGATCCCCAGGCTCTCACCGATTGCCATTGACATGTTGGCTGAATCGGGGAGTGTAACTTTCCCCCTGCTCCTCATCATCTTCCTCAGGGGGAAAGCCATATTGGGGCTCGAAGTATGGATTGTCATAGGTTGGCCGGCGCACTGACCCCTCTCCAATTTCTGTCTGATGCTTGTCCACGTTCGACTTGCCAATGCTGGGAGGCACGGTAGGGAGGGGCTTGGAGACACCTACTGCTGTCTTATCATCCATCTCTGCCGAGTCAGCAGGTTCCTAAGGGCCATATTAAATAAAAAGTAGTCACCTGGTGTCCAGCGATGCCTTCCTATGTTCTCAGTTTGGCTGGGCCAGGCCCAGCCTGTCAGATTCTCAGCCCaaggaatgcatgggaaaaaaaatctctgtgACACCCCTGTTCTCTGTCATCATAAACTCTATAAGGGGGATCTTAGCTACACCCTGAACAAAGCCCAGTAACCTCCTACTGGAATCAAAACTGTTTCCGATAGGCTCTAAGCTATAGGATCTAAGGGAAAAGATAGGAAGGCTGTGAGAAAAAAGGCAAATTAATGGTTACAACGTGGCTTTCCTAATGGAGATGAGGCCCACATCCCAAGCAGCTCTCACTTGTCCACCCCTCCAAAGTCTCACGTACAGAGTTGGCTCCGTGGATGACAGTGCTGGGGCTACTGCTGGCGGTGGTGCTGGAGCTAGAGCGCAGTGGGGGGTTTTCCTGGGTGTTCTCGCCATCTGGACCAGGCTCTTCTGCTTCCTTCTGGTTCTGCAGCTCATCAATCTCTACCTCACTGGCATCCCCCAGTGCCGCATGTGTCAGAGGATCCATATCTGTCAAAGCCCAAGGATGGCAGGTATATATACCACCCCAGAACCCCTGAGCTGGCCAATTCCACAACCCCCTCCAGGACACTTACTAGGAGTATCACCATTGATATCGCATTTCATCATCTCGCTGACAAAGTCACCAAGGGATGAGTAGGAAGAACTTGAGTCATCGTAATCCATACTATCACTACCACTGCAGAATGAAGaacagaaaaaacagaaagaaggggCAAAGAAAAGAATCATCAGACTGctttaagggaaagaaaaaggtgAGCACCCCTATCTCAAGaccaaggaacaaaataaaataaggaagccAAGAAAAAACTATCAGCCAAAATATAACCCAAGGCTTCAAAGACTGATCAAAACCTTCCGAGATTTTGCCCCATTGTGCTAAAGAAGCGCTGGTGAGAGCTTCCTGGCCTTAAAGAAGTGTTCTGCTGTCATAAGAGACTGCTCACCTGTCATCAGTTGGGTCAGAGTCAGAGGCACGTTCTGGTGGCATACTCAGCGCGTCAGCCATCTGAGAATTGCTATCATAGACTCGGTAATGGATGGGCTGCAGCTGATGAGCATACCACTTTGGCTTGTCACCAATCAGGGCTGGATCGAACATATCTACCCaaggagggtggggtgggaagaaCAGCATTAGCAGCACGGGGAAAAAAGGCAAGCAGGAAAAGTCTAAAGCAAACAGGAACAGAAGGGGCAGCTCAAAGATGAGAAAGGGAAAAGGCAAAAGGAAGAGCAATCAGGACAAAGGCAGAAGGTGGGCCAAGCAGAGGGCAGGGGGACTCACTGTTGTGAATTCGCTGGAAGGCATAGTTGGTGGGATTAAGGATCCATTCTCCAAAGTACTCCACAGCCTGAGTCCTGGCCAATTTCTCAGCAAAAGCAGTCTGCCGGGGACGTGAGGCTAGAAAGGAGCCAGCTTGAAAAGCTACCACAGGTCGAGGGAAGAGACGCAGGGTACGTGTGTGCATCTGAAAGCCCTGTAGCACGTTGGGGGAGTTGAAGAAACGTACCATGGCCACTCTGGGGAAGAAGGGGGTGGTGAGATCATCTGAGTCCCAAACACTGCTGGGTAAGAAGGCCCAAGATCCAAAATCACCCCCCAAAGCCATCGGTTAACAGGATTCCAAAATCAAAGCAAGAGATACCTTCAAGAATTCTCCATCTCTCCACCCAAGGTTTAAAAGGCCTAAGAGTGTAATGAACTCTTTCCTCTTTGCTTTAAGAGAGATGGCAAATACAAGTCAAATATCATACCCactttataaataaagaaattctGGCTTAGGGAAGTAGTCTGCTCCAAGATcactgagagagaaagagaccaaCTTAAGAATGTGTGATTGCAGAGTCTGCTTGGTCTTACCTGGTAGCAACATCCACAGAATCTACATCATTGCCATAGATGAGTGGATTGAATTCAGTGGAAGGAGTGGACTGCAGGTCATTAGAAGGCCTTCCCAAGAGAAGTGGGATATCCTGGCCCTCATGAAATTTCTCTAGATTGAGGATGGGCTGGGTGTTGAGACTCATGCTGGCTAGGGCCTATGGAATAAGAAGAAATCCTCATACAAGGCAGATTTCTGGGAGACAAGCCAATAGCATCTCCTAGGAAAGAGGCTTCTTAAAGTTTCCATATCACACTCTCCGCTGAAAAATTTCTGCAACAAAGAACTGTGCTAATATGCAGATCAAGGCCAACCCTTCAAGCCTTAATCTTTGAAATAagaatccaagtttttagtttcTGAAAAATAATCTAATTGTGTAAATTTTCAGCTCAAGCCAACGTAGCTCAAAGCAACCTGACCAGATCTGAAGTCTAGGGCAATGGTTTTCAAACCTTAATCATGAAATCTTGTTATTCAATTGAAATCTCATGTGGTGATATAAACAGCTGAAACATGTAAAAGCAGAGCTTCTCCGAAGGGCACAAGGACATAGGCTGAAGGACATAGGAACCAGAGCCTCAGGGCATAGTGCTCCCAACCTAAACCAGCCcctaagaggcttcaaagtgcAGTCTGAAAGTTACTGGTCTAGACTAGCAGAGCCCAAACTTAATGAGCATAGGAATGACTTAAGGATGTTAAAATTCAGATTCTAATTCAATAAATCTGGGGtgattgtacattttttaaaatcaattttattgatacctattcataaaaattacaatccatccaaagtgtactaattctgcatttttaacaagcccAGGTGATGCCAATGCTGCTGGTCTATTCACCACACTTTAAGTAGCAAGGATCAGAATACAGGGTCAATGAGCCCAGGGATCTTAGCTCCTATAAACATGTGAAGTATAATCCCATATATCAGCCCTTTCATACTAAGGCAATCATCAAGCATGAAACACCAGCAAGGAAAGACAGAGAGATTTCTGAATTTGTAATTCTCACCAGATTCTGTGGTAAAAGATATCATATTATATCCGCAGCAATGAAACAAGTGATACAAAAGGACCCATTTAAATCCAAATAGGTATCACCTAGAGCAGGGGTTTTatcaaggggtccatgagcttgaatagaaattaaaaaaacaacaacattattcttgtgggatgtgttggtgcaggcatgatatatttattaaataacacacagtataatgtggacttagtaaggggtccatggttttcatctgactggcaaaagggtccatggaacaaaaaaggttaagaacccctgaccaagggaagcagacttggctaaCTGCtggaacatccgcctaccacgtgggaggtccagggttcaaacccagggtctcctgacccgtgtggtgagctggttcatGCGCAGTGcggatgcacacaaggagtgccctgccacagaggagtgtcccccgcgtaggggagccccacgcacaaggagtgtgccccgtaaggacagccaccccccGTGAAAGTGCACCCTAtgtgctgacgcagcaagatgacacaacaaaaggagacacagattcccagtgctgctgacagccATGCacgtggacacagaacacacagcaaatggacacggagagcagacaactggcgaggtggggaggggagagatataaataaaaataaataaataaatcttcaaaaaaaaaaaaaaagcctgaccAAGAGGTACTACTAAATACCTCAGACAACACACAGGGAGATTCCTGAAGATCTTTCAGAACAGAGCAAGGATTCCTAAAATTAAATACAGTGCTATCTACTGGTGGTCCTACATAACACATAGAGCAGGACAAGGAAGTGGAGCCTTGTCATGTTTTACCTTCAGGTACTGTACTCAGCAtgcagaagaggaagaaaaaaatccatcaatGTAAGTGGACTTAAGGGACAACTCAAAAAAAGGAACTTTTGAAGGAAGGATTCTATAGGGACCTAGGGATagattcaaaaagaaaatataaaaaagtcaGATTGCCCAAACTACTACCATCTTACAAGACTGAGAGCGCTCCAAGGCCAAAAAGAATGGCAGGTATGGCAAGAAATGGGAATTGATGAGTTGTTTTATATTGCATTGTAATATAATTAGAGGGTAGGAGGGTATTAAATGAATTAGAAGGAATCTAAAAGGCACTTTTTGAGATAATATTCACCCTGCCACCCAGAAATGGGATACAACTCTCCTTAGGCTTCCTACTGCCCACTCAAGGCATAAAATCTGCACCACCTGAAGTTTGAAAGGAAGCTGGCTCTTAGAATAACTGTCTTTCTACCGCAATCCTGTATCATCTAttgcttccctttattttcttcattctttactTGCCTGCTTTAAATGTTTTTTCAGCTCTAATGATTCTGGTTCTGGCAGGATAGGTAGCACTTCTGCATTGGTTGGGGCAATCACCTGCACAAGAGGAAAGATAATAGGCATGTTCTTAGAATTGCTCAGGAGTTTCTCTTACATAACGGTAAATAGAAGAGGAAGTCGTATATACAATATTATCAGGGTACATATGAATTCATGCACACTACATATACTCATATATCTGATATACATACATATCTGAACGGAAATATATCTAAGTGTTATTGGTGATTATCTCAGGATAATAGGATTAcagtttttgctttcttctttacatttatttgtatttgctaAAGTTACAATGAATATATGTAAGGGTATCCTTGAGTCTATTACACTGCAGAATGTCAATAtaagtttgttctttttccccAAGTCTCCATCAAAAGACAGCTTCTTAATGGAAACCAGGCCCCAGGAAAGCCATCAGGAGATGACCTACACCATATGCAATGGTCTGGCAGCCACACCTGCCCTACTGCTCTTGGAGCATGCAGGAGGGGCACTTAGTTCTGGCAAAACTGAATCTTAAAATTCTTTGAGTCCTAACCAAGAGCCTTTTTAGACAACTTACTAGCCAATGAAGTAAAagcagaattgaaaaaaaatggattCAATGAGTCTCATAATAGAAAATAACCCACAACTTAGGTGCCTCTCCTGAGAGCAGTATAGAAAAACAGAACATAATCCTATTCCAGATCCTACAAATGTCTCAGCCAGGAACCTCACCCTACTGCTGTCCAGATCCACTAGCCACACATCATCAGGCATTTTAAAGTCCAGTTTGTAGAGGAAAAAGCTGGCAGGGACCCCAATGATGTATGGGGTTGGAGCCAGCAGCAGCtgtggaaaagagagagaggataagaaacaaagaataaaactTAGCATGATCAATTCCACTTAATGAGTCAGGATTTTTCTATATATGGAAGTTGAGGTCTACAATCCCTTTTCCAAAACTCTTCAAGGTTACATTATGTAACACCTGCAGCAAGGTTGGGGCCCACAGCCTATAATCATTAACATCAATAAAGCATTGGTTTTGCCACCAAAACAGTACTGGTCAGGTTAGATTTTGCTGATAAGTGATTGAGCACTAGTACTGACTGATGACTTCCTTGGGCACTGACTAAGCCCTCTCCCTCAgggagatgagaaatcagcacttaatcttattgggtatctcttgtatgtgattcattgcttttctcttgctgctctcagatttctctttgtctctgacattttgattagtatgtgtcttggagtaggtctattaggatttatttggATTGAAGTATGTTGTACTACTTGGACATGGAAaattatgtccttcaatagggctggacAGAGTTGGGAAGAGTAGAGGTGACAAAGCCAGAAAAGACTCACCTGCTCTGCTGATGCCATGCAGGTGGGAAGCAGTGGGATTACAGGAAACATATACTCCAGGGGGTAAATCATTGCCACGAATGCCATCACAGACATGGAGAGTGCATTGTAGTCTCGGGACTGTAGCACCATCTGCCACAAGCCATACCATAAGGATCACTCAAGAGTAGAATATAAGAAGTAGGAGAAAACACCTTCCAACACTGTACTTTAGTTTCTGTTCCACCATCCCTCCAGCTCTAGGAGCTCGGCTTCCACAATTACCAGTGCCCAATGCCCCAGCTGGCTTGCCACCTCCCAACCCAAGCACCACTGTCATCCTCTTGGGAATCACTCCTTTACTGTCCTAGTTCTTGTacacatacgcacacacacacccccaactCAGGATCACTCACTGAAACAGAACTTTTGATATTTTCAGAGAATTAGGTCAATAAAGTTAGGGATAATTCAACTGAGTAGCAAGCCTGTGAACATATTCCCACACAATACCAGTACCATAATTCAACCCACACCCACTGAGTACCTGCTGTATATCAGGCATCATGTTACCTCCTAGAGACGAAGCAATAAAAAATATGCAGAGATGCAAACTCTGTCTTGAAAGAACACATGGTCTAGCCTCTGCCATTCTTCAAAGCCCTTCCCCTAGAAAGCTGGCCCTCTCACCTTGTGCTCTAACAGGATGCAGGTTAGCACCTGAAGACAGGCGTCTACACCCAGAAGTTCCAAGGGAAGGTGTAATGGAAAATCCACTAGGGTGAATCGAGAGGGGTCTGGGAGAGCAAAGGTCAGAGCTGGCTGAAGCTCCTGGGGTAGGACCTCAATGTCCACTCGCTTCTGCCCAGAGATGGGTACTGGGGAGCGCAGTAGTCGATAGATCCAGGCCTcaatttctcgaaggtcatgcAGAAGGGCACTTGACTTCTCTTCCACAAGCAACGATCCAGTAAAAATGCGCCACATGGTGTCCCTGGAGAACAAACAGCAGGAAGAAGACACGTAAGCATCAGAGGCTGATACCCCACAGCAACCCAATATAATTAGAGGGAGTATTATGATGACAATTGGAAAAGGAGCATCAACAGGAAAGCCCACTCTTTTGGCTCAGACACTACCAGAGGTTATATATGAAGGAGTGAAAAAGTATGCAAAGAATGTATATgtgataaaatatttaggaataaatttaactaaggatgtaaaggacttgtacacagaaaactataaaacattactgaaagaaattaaaaaagatctaataaatgaaaggatatcccatgttcatggattggaaaattagATATTGTTAAAATGTTGTGATGGATTGAACTGCGCatcccagtttggacatgttcttggtcttggtagCATTCTGGTGGCTGTGGACTcactgtaaataagatctcttgggaagtggatgtggcttaagcagttgggtgcctgcctcctgcatgggaggtcccggattcagttcccagtaccgcctaaagaagataagacagcaaactgatgcgACAGctagctgatgcaaaaagatgatgcaacaagatgacacaacaagatgatgcaacgaagagacacaataaggaaaacaataagagacacaacaaccaGGAgcaggtggctcaagccattgggtgcctcccttccccatgggaagtccctggttcagtttctggtgcctcctaaaaagaagataagcacacaacaaacagacacagagagcagacagcaagagcaaaacaaaaaggggcaggggagaaaaacaaattaattaaataaattaaaaataaataaataaaataagatagcttcaagatgttacttcagttaagatgtggcccagctTAATCAGGTTGGGCTTAAACCggattgctggagtcctttataagcagtgGGAAAGTCAGACGGAGAAGGAAGCATGGGGAgtaaccagaagctggaagtcaatggaacccagaagagaaaggagaagatgccacggtatacattgccatgtgaaggaaaagtcaaggaacgagtattgccagcagccagcccctgcatgccacagtcttcaggcaGAATGATTGccttgccaataccttgattttggacttcacctagcctcaaaaccataagccaataaatccctattgCTAAGCCACCATATTataaggtatttgttttagcagttggaaaactaaaacagatgtcaattctacccaaagcaatttacagattcaatgctatACCATTCagaattccaatagccttctttgcaaaaatggaaaagccaatcagcaaattcatatggaagggtaaggggtcttaAATacccaaaatcatcttgaaaaagaacaaagccaGGGGATtcacactttccaatttcaaaacttattacaagctacagtaatcaaaacagtttggtactggcacaaggaaagacatacaaaccaatggaaatgaattaagagttcataaataaaccttcacattgatggtcaattgattttttacaagagtgttaagtccactcaatggggaaagaacagtttcttcaacaaatggtactgggaaaactggatatccaaaagcaaaataatgaaagtgtacccctacctcataccatatacaaaaattaactcaaaatggatcaaagacctaatataagaACTGAAACCATACTTGAAAAAAACACAGGAGCCATCTTCAGGATCTTATACTTGGCAACAGACTCTTAGACTTTACaccgaaagaaaaaatagataaattggatttcattaaatttaaaaaacttttgtgcatcagagGACATTATcataaagtaaaaagacaacctacagaatgtgagaaaatatttggaaactatatatctggTAAGGATTTAACATCAAGTGTTTATAAAGAaatactagggaagcagattggctcaactgataagagtgtctgcctaccatataggaggttcaggatttgaacccagggcctcctgacccatgtagtgagctggcccacactcagtgctgccatgcgcaag
Coding sequences:
- the MADD gene encoding MAP kinase-activating death domain protein isoform X33, producing the protein MVQKKKFCPRLLDYLVIVGARHPSSDSVAQTPELLRRYPLEDHTEFPLPPDVVFFCQPEGCLSVRQRRTSLRDDTSFVFTLTDKDTGVTRYGICVNFYRSFQKRMPKEKGEGGAGSRGKEGARVTCASDEVGTESSESGSSLQPPSADSTPDVNQSPRGRRRAKGGTRSRNSTLTSLCVLSHYPFFSTFRECLYTLKRLVDCCSERLLGKKLGIPRGVQRDTMWRIFTGSLLVEEKSSALLHDLREIEAWIYRLLRSPVPISGQKRVDIEVLPQELQPALTFALPDPSRFTLVDFPLHLPLELLGVDACLQVLTCILLEHKMVLQSRDYNALSMSVMAFVAMIYPLEYMFPVIPLLPTCMASAEQLLLAPTPYIIGVPASFFLYKLDFKMPDDVWLVDLDSSRVIAPTNAEVLPILPEPESLELKKHLKQALASMSLNTQPILNLEKFHEGQDIPLLLGRPSNDLQSTPSTEFNPLIYGNDVDSVDVATRVAMVRFFNSPNVLQGFQMHTRTLRLFPRPVVAFQAGSFLASRPRQTAFAEKLARTQAVEYFGEWILNPTNYAFQRIHNNMFDPALIGDKPKWYAHQLQPIHYRVYDSNSQMADALSMPPERASDSDPTDDSGSDSMDYDDSSSSYSSLGDFVSEMMKCDINGDTPNMDPLTHAALGDASEVEIDELQNQKEAEEPGPDGENTQENPPLRSSSSTTASSSPSTVIHGANSEPADSAEMDDKTAVGVSKPLPTVPPSIGKSNVDKHQTEIGEGSVRRPTYDNPYFEPQYGFPPEEDDEEQGESYTPRFSQHVNGNRAQKLLRPNSLKLASDSDAESDSRASSPTSTVSNNSTEGFGGIMSFASSLYRNHSTSFSLSNLTLPTKGAREKTTPFPSLKGNRRALVDQKSSVIKHSPTVKREPPSPQGRSSNSSENQQFLKEVVHSVLDGQGVGWLNMKKVRRLLESEQLRVFVLSKLNRTVQSEEDSRQDIIPDVEISRKVYKGMLDLLKCTVLSLEQSYAHAGLGGMASIFGLLEIAQTHYYSKEPDKRKRSPTESVSTPVGKDPGLTARGDPKTMAQLRVPQLGPWAPSTAGKGPKELDTRSLKEENFVASIELWNKHQEVKKQKTLEKQRPEVIKPVFDLGETEEKKSQISADSGVSLTSGSQRTDADSVTGVSPAVMIRSSSQDSEVSTVSNSSGETLGADSDLSSNAGDGPGGEGGAHLASSRGTLSDSEIETNAATSAIFGKAHGLKPGVKEKLVGSPVRSSEDVSQRVYLYEGLLGRDKGSMWDQLEDAAMETFSISKERSTLWDQMQFWEDAFLDAVMLEREGMGMDQGPQEMIDRYLSLGEHDRKRLEDDEDRLLATLLHNLISYMLLMKVNKNDIRKKVRRLMGKSHIGLVYSQQINEVLDHLANLNGRDLSIRSSGSRHMKKQTFVVHAGTDTNGDIFFMEVCDDCVVLRSNIGTVYERWWYEKLINMTYCPKTKVLCLWRRNGSETQLNKFYTKKCRELYYCVKDSMERAAARQQSIKPGPELGGEFPVQDMKTGEGGLLQVTLEGINLKFMHNQFLKLKKW